A window from Pseudomonas alloputida encodes these proteins:
- a CDS encoding histone deacetylase family protein: protein MPLPLIYHEDYSPEFPAEHRFPMDKFRLLHDHLVGSGLTTDQALLRPDICPNDILALAHDRSYIERYMNGELSREDQRRLGLPWSEALARRTVRAVGGSLLTAEMALQHGIACHLAGGTHHAHYDHPAGFCIFNDLAVISRYLLEAGRVHRVLIFDCDVHQGDGTARILHDTPEAITVSLHCEQNFPARKAQSDWDIPLPRGMGDTAYLKVVDDALNYLLPLYQPDLVLYDAGVDVHKDDALGYLQLTDAGVAARDEAVLRHCLGRDIPVMGVIGGGYSKDRTALARRHGILHHSAARVIGCSQ, encoded by the coding sequence ATGCCGTTGCCGCTGATCTACCACGAAGATTACAGCCCGGAGTTCCCCGCTGAACACCGCTTCCCGATGGACAAGTTCCGCCTGCTGCACGACCACCTGGTCGGCAGCGGGCTGACCACCGACCAGGCCCTGCTGCGCCCGGACATCTGCCCCAACGACATCCTCGCCCTGGCCCATGACCGCAGCTACATCGAGCGCTACATGAACGGCGAGCTGTCGCGCGAGGACCAGCGCCGCCTCGGCCTGCCCTGGAGCGAGGCCCTGGCCCGGCGTACCGTGCGCGCTGTCGGTGGCTCACTGCTGACTGCCGAGATGGCGCTGCAGCACGGCATCGCCTGCCACCTCGCCGGTGGCACCCACCACGCCCATTACGACCACCCCGCCGGCTTCTGCATTTTCAACGACCTGGCGGTCATCAGCCGCTACCTGCTGGAAGCAGGCCGGGTACACCGGGTGCTGATCTTCGACTGCGATGTGCACCAGGGTGACGGCACCGCGCGCATCCTGCACGACACGCCCGAGGCCATCACCGTGTCGCTGCACTGCGAGCAGAACTTCCCCGCCCGCAAGGCACAAAGCGACTGGGACATTCCCCTGCCCCGAGGCATGGGCGACACTGCCTACCTGAAGGTGGTGGACGACGCCCTCAACTACCTGCTGCCGCTTTATCAACCCGACCTGGTGCTGTATGACGCCGGTGTCGATGTGCACAAGGACGACGCCCTGGGCTACCTGCAGCTGACCGACGCAGGCGTTGCCGCCCGTGACGAAGCCGTGCTGCGCCACTGCCTGGGCCGCGATATCCCGGTGATGGGCGTGATCGGCGGAGGCTACAGCAAGGACCGCACAGCCTTGGCCAGACGCCACGGCATCCTTCACCACAGCGCGGCACGTGTCATAGGTTGTTCACAATGA
- a CDS encoding GNAT family N-acetyltransferase — MTPILELESARLVLRQWHDDDLREFAALCADPQVMRYFPAPLTRVEAAALIGRVRGHFNEYGFGLWALERKDSGAFIGMTGLLNVNFDAPFAPAVEIGWRLARRHWGLGFASEAAWTCLRCAFAQLRLEEVVSFTSECNLPSQKVMQAIGMQQDLHGSFEHPRLPIGHPLRPHVLYRIDRAHWERTLRA; from the coding sequence ATGACCCCCATCCTCGAACTGGAAAGCGCACGGTTGGTGCTGCGCCAATGGCATGACGATGACTTGCGCGAGTTTGCCGCACTGTGCGCCGACCCGCAGGTGATGCGCTACTTTCCGGCGCCGCTGACGCGCGTTGAGGCGGCTGCGTTGATCGGCCGCGTGCGTGGGCATTTCAATGAGTACGGTTTTGGTTTGTGGGCCCTGGAGCGCAAGGACAGTGGCGCGTTCATCGGCATGACCGGGTTGCTCAATGTCAACTTCGACGCGCCTTTTGCCCCGGCGGTGGAGATCGGCTGGCGTCTGGCACGCCGTCACTGGGGCCTGGGCTTTGCCAGCGAAGCGGCGTGGACCTGCCTGCGTTGTGCTTTCGCCCAATTGCGCCTGGAGGAGGTCGTGTCGTTCACCAGCGAATGCAACCTGCCTTCGCAAAAGGTGATGCAAGCCATCGGCATGCAGCAGGACCTGCACGGCAGCTTCGAGCACCCCCGCCTGCCCATCGGCCACCCGCTGCGCCCGCATGTGCTGTACCGCATTGACCGCGCGCACTGGGAGCGCACCCTGCGCGCCTGA
- a CDS encoding histidine phosphatase family protein — protein sequence MLSSNTLGHPAIHARRKRRLTRKAVGAALGLCMVVAALTTWLATRTHIVDLGNEQQLSDSGLLQDWADGAVIVMIRHAERCDSAPGPCLDDPTGITLSGSQAAARVGQGLHQLGLNKADLLSSPKLRTRQTAHFILGQAVASEDWLESCDSQFANEALAHKRAGHNLVLVTHNGCIDHFARQQHVAGGERQSNYASALFVSVDGNGKARILGRLNEPDWQRVLASTGK from the coding sequence ATGCTATCGAGCAACACCCTGGGGCACCCCGCCATTCATGCCCGGCGCAAGCGACGCCTGACTCGCAAAGCCGTCGGAGCCGCCCTGGGCCTGTGCATGGTCGTGGCGGCGTTGACCACCTGGCTGGCGACGAGGACGCATATCGTGGACCTTGGCAACGAGCAACAACTGAGTGACAGCGGCCTGCTGCAGGACTGGGCCGACGGTGCGGTGATCGTGATGATCCGCCACGCCGAACGCTGCGACAGCGCCCCCGGCCCCTGCCTGGACGACCCCACGGGGATCACCCTGAGCGGCAGCCAGGCCGCTGCCCGCGTTGGCCAAGGGCTGCACCAGCTGGGCCTGAACAAAGCCGACCTGCTCAGCAGCCCGAAACTACGCACCCGGCAAACCGCACACTTCATACTGGGTCAGGCGGTGGCCAGCGAGGACTGGCTCGAAAGCTGCGACAGCCAGTTCGCCAACGAAGCGCTTGCACACAAACGCGCGGGCCACAACCTGGTGCTGGTGACTCACAACGGCTGCATCGACCACTTTGCCCGCCAGCAGCACGTTGCCGGCGGCGAACGTCAAAGCAACTATGCCAGCGCCCTGTTCGTGTCGGTGGATGGCAATGGCAAGGCACGCATCCTCGGGCGACTGAACGAACCTGACTGGCAACGCGTATTGGCCAGCACAGGAAAATAG